The following coding sequences lie in one Opisthocomus hoazin isolate bOpiHoa1 chromosome 7, bOpiHoa1.hap1, whole genome shotgun sequence genomic window:
- the ANKRD13D gene encoding ankyrin repeat domain-containing protein 13D isoform X1: MARPADTFPLHRLVWHNRHQALDSALRSGAHDVELPDPRGRTPLELAVSLGHLESARVLLRHNANVGRENANGWTVLQEAVSTGDPEMVQLVLQYRDYQRATRRLAGIPELLGKLRRASDFYVEMKWEFTSWVPLVSKVCPSDVYRVWKRGESLRVDTTLLGFEHMTWQRGRRSYIFKGEEEGAVVMEVDHDKQVVYTETLALALHEPDLLLAAMQPSEEHVAGRLTSPIVSTHLDTRNIAFERNKSGIWGWRSEKMEVVSGYEAKVYSASNVELVTKTRTEHLSDQDKSRSKGSKTPFHSFLGIAQQHGTHNGAPVLQAASPTNPTAITPEEYFDPHFDLETRNIGRPIEMSSKVQRFKATLWLCEQHPLSLAEQVTPIIDLMAISNAHFAKLRDFITLKLPPGFPVKIEIPLFHVLNARITFSNLCGCDQPLGSVRVCAPPHPPGAHPPGTQPPNPRGWPFPCEVEAGVFEVPAGYTVLGAGRSEPLRDEDDDLLQFAIQQSLLDAGTETDQVTIWEALTNTRPGTDPPPYDEDLQLERALQESMLLQAGPSADPPPVAEAPPGAGGPSPPVPPGYGSFAEQLRLAMALSEREQEERERRRREEDEELQRILRLSLTDK; encoded by the exons ATGGCCCGGCCCGCAGACACCTTCCCGCTCCACCGCCTCGTCTGGCACAACCGGCACCAGGCGCTGGACAGCGCCCTGCGCTCCGGAGCG CACGACGTGGAGCTGCCGGACCCCCGCGGGCGGACCCCTCTGGAGCTGGCCGTGTCGCTGGGTCACCTGGAGTCGGCGCGGGTGCTGCTGCGGCACAACGCCAACGTGGGCCGGGAGAACGCCAACGGCTGGACGG tgctgcaggaggccgTCAGCACGGGGGACCCCGAGATGGTGCAACTGGTGCTCCAGTACCGCGATTACCAGCGGGCGACGCGGCGGCTGGCCGGCATCCCCGAGCTGCTGGGCAAACTGCGCCGG GCCTCCGACTTCTACGTGGAGATGAAGTGGGAGTTCACCAGCtggg TGCCGCTGGTCTCCAAGGTCTGCCCCAGCGACGTCTACCGGGTCTGGAAGCGGGGCGAGAGCCTGCGGGTTGACACCACGCTGCTGGGCTTCGAGCACATGACGTGGCAGCGCGGCCGCCGCAGCTACATCTTCAAGGGGGAAG AGGAGGGAGCGGTGGTGATGGAGGTGGACCACGACAAGCAGGTGGTCTACACGGAgaccctggccctggccctgcacGAGCCCGACCTGCTGCTGGCGGCCATGCAGCCCTCGGAGGAGCACGTGGCCGGGCGGTTGACGTCCCCCATCGTCTCCACGCACCTCGACACCCGGAACATCGCCTTCGAGCG gaaCAAGTCGGGGATCTGGGGCTGGCGCTCGGAGAAGATGGAGGTGGTCAGCGGCTACGAGGCCAAG GTGTACAGCGCCAGCAACGTGGAGCTGGTGACCAAGACCAGGACGGAGCATCTCTCCGACCAGGACAAGTCACGCAGCAAAG GCTCCAAGACCCCCTTCCACTCCTTCCTGGGCATCGCGCAGCAGCACGGCACCCACAACGGG GCGCCCGTGCTGCAGGCTGCCAGCCCCACCAACCCCACCGCCATCACCCCCGAGGAGTACTTCGACCCCCACTTCGACCTGGAGACCCGCAACATCGGGCGCCCCATCGAGATGTCCAGCAAGGTGCAGAG GTTCAAGGCGACGCTGTGGCTGTGCGAGCAGCACCCGCTGTCGCTGGCGGAGCAGGTGACGCCCATCATCGACCTGATGGCCATCTCCAACGCCCACTTCGCCAAACTGCGCGACTTCATCACCCTCAAGCTGCCTCCCGGCTTCCCCGTCAAGATCG AGATCCCCCTCTTCCACGTGCTCAACGCCCGCATCACCTTCAGCAACCTCTGCGGGTGCGACCAGCCGCTGGGCTCGGTGCgggtgtgtgcccccccccacccccctggcgcccacccccccggcacccagccccccaaccccagag GCTGGCCCTTCCCGTGCGAGGTGGAGGCGGGGGTGTTCGAGGTGCCGGCGGGGTACACGGTGCTGGGCGCGGGGCGCAGCGAGCCCCTGCGCGACGAGGACGACGACCTGCTGCAGTTCGCCATCCAGCAGAGCCTGCTCGACGCCGGCACCGAGACCGACCAG GTGACCATTTGGGAGGCGCTGACCAACACCCGCCCGGGCACGGACCCGCCCCCTTACGATGAGGACCTCCAGCTGGAGCG GGCCCTGCAGGAGAGCatgctgctgcaggcaggccCCAGCGCCGACCCCCCTCCGGTGGCCGaggccccccccggggcgggcggccccagcccccccgtgccccccggttACGGCAGCTTCGCCGAGCAGCTGCGGCTGGCCATGGCGCTGTCGGAGCGGGAGCAGGAGgagcgggagaggcggcggcgggaggaagaCGAGGAGCTGCAGCGCATCCTGCGCCTCTCGCTCACCGACAAGTAG
- the ANKRD13D gene encoding ankyrin repeat domain-containing protein 13D isoform X2 has product MARPADTFPLHRLVWHNRHQALDSALRSGAHDVELPDPRGRTPLELAVSLGHLESARVLLRHNANVGRENANGWTVLQEAVSTGDPEMVQLVLQYRDYQRATRRLAGIPELLGKLRRASDFYVEMKWEFTSWVPLVSKVCPSDVYRVWKRGESLRVDTTLLGFEHMTWQRGRRSYIFKGEEEGAVVMEVDHDKQVVYTETLALALHEPDLLLAAMQPSEEHVAGRLTSPIVSTHLDTRNIAFERNKSGIWGWRSEKMEVVSGYEAKVYSASNVELVTKTRTEHLSDQDKSRSKGCQPHQPHRHHPRGVLRPPLRPGDPQHRAPHRDVQQGAEVQGDAVAVRAAPAVAGGAGDAHHRPDGHLQRPLRQTARLHHPQAASRLPRQDRDPPLPRAQRPHHLQQPLRVRPAAGLGAGVCPPPPPWRPPPRHPAPQPQRLALPVRGGGGGVRGAGGVHGAGRGAQRAPARRGRRPAAVRHPAEPARRRHRDRPGDHLGGADQHPPGHGPAPLR; this is encoded by the exons ATGGCCCGGCCCGCAGACACCTTCCCGCTCCACCGCCTCGTCTGGCACAACCGGCACCAGGCGCTGGACAGCGCCCTGCGCTCCGGAGCG CACGACGTGGAGCTGCCGGACCCCCGCGGGCGGACCCCTCTGGAGCTGGCCGTGTCGCTGGGTCACCTGGAGTCGGCGCGGGTGCTGCTGCGGCACAACGCCAACGTGGGCCGGGAGAACGCCAACGGCTGGACGG tgctgcaggaggccgTCAGCACGGGGGACCCCGAGATGGTGCAACTGGTGCTCCAGTACCGCGATTACCAGCGGGCGACGCGGCGGCTGGCCGGCATCCCCGAGCTGCTGGGCAAACTGCGCCGG GCCTCCGACTTCTACGTGGAGATGAAGTGGGAGTTCACCAGCtggg TGCCGCTGGTCTCCAAGGTCTGCCCCAGCGACGTCTACCGGGTCTGGAAGCGGGGCGAGAGCCTGCGGGTTGACACCACGCTGCTGGGCTTCGAGCACATGACGTGGCAGCGCGGCCGCCGCAGCTACATCTTCAAGGGGGAAG AGGAGGGAGCGGTGGTGATGGAGGTGGACCACGACAAGCAGGTGGTCTACACGGAgaccctggccctggccctgcacGAGCCCGACCTGCTGCTGGCGGCCATGCAGCCCTCGGAGGAGCACGTGGCCGGGCGGTTGACGTCCCCCATCGTCTCCACGCACCTCGACACCCGGAACATCGCCTTCGAGCG gaaCAAGTCGGGGATCTGGGGCTGGCGCTCGGAGAAGATGGAGGTGGTCAGCGGCTACGAGGCCAAG GTGTACAGCGCCAGCAACGTGGAGCTGGTGACCAAGACCAGGACGGAGCATCTCTCCGACCAGGACAAGTCACGCAGCAAAG GCTGCCAGCCCCACCAACCCCACCGCCATCACCCCCGAGGAGTACTTCGACCCCCACTTCGACCTGGAGACCCGCAACATCGGGCGCCCCATCGAGATGTCCAGCAAGGTGCAGAG GTTCAAGGCGACGCTGTGGCTGTGCGAGCAGCACCCGCTGTCGCTGGCGGAGCAGGTGACGCCCATCATCGACCTGATGGCCATCTCCAACGCCCACTTCGCCAAACTGCGCGACTTCATCACCCTCAAGCTGCCTCCCGGCTTCCCCGTCAAGATCG AGATCCCCCTCTTCCACGTGCTCAACGCCCGCATCACCTTCAGCAACCTCTGCGGGTGCGACCAGCCGCTGGGCTCGGTGCgggtgtgtgcccccccccacccccctggcgcccacccccccggcacccagccccccaaccccagag GCTGGCCCTTCCCGTGCGAGGTGGAGGCGGGGGTGTTCGAGGTGCCGGCGGGGTACACGGTGCTGGGCGCGGGGCGCAGCGAGCCCCTGCGCGACGAGGACGACGACCTGCTGCAGTTCGCCATCCAGCAGAGCCTGCTCGACGCCGGCACCGAGACCGACCAG GTGACCATTTGGGAGGCGCTGACCAACACCCGCCCGGGCACGGACCCGCCCCCTTACGATGA
- the GRK2 gene encoding beta-adrenergic receptor kinase 1 isoform X2, which translates to MADLEAVLADVSYLMAMEKSRAAPAARASKRILLPEPSIRSVMQKYLEDRGEVTFDKIFTQKIGYLLFRDFAFNQAEEAKPLMEFYEEIKKYEKLDSEEERTARSRHIFDHYIMKELLACSHPFSKSATEHVQSRLSKKQVPPDLFQPYIEEICQNLRGGIFQKFIESDKFTRFCQWKNVELNIHLTMNDFSVHRIIGRGGFGEVYGCRKADTGKMYAMKCLDKKRIKMKQGETLALNERIMLSLVSTGDCPFIVCMSYAFHTPDKLSFILDLMNGGDLHYHLSQHGVFSEAEMRFYAAEIILGLEHMHSRFVVYRDLKPANILLDEFGHVRISDLGLACDFSKKKPHASVGTHGYMAPEVLQKGVAYDSSADWFSLGCMLFKLLRGHSPFRQHKTKDKHEIDRMTLTMAVELPDSFSPELRSLLEGLLQRDVNRRLGCMGRGAQEVKEEPFFQGLDWQMVFLQKYPPPLIPPRGEVNAADAFDIGSFDEEDTKGIKLLESDQELYRNFPLTISERWQQEVTETVFDAVNADTDKLEARKKAKNKQLGHEEEYAMGKDCIMHGYMAKLGNPFLTQWQRRYFYLFPNRLEWRGEGESPSLLTMEEIDSVEETQVKERKCILLRIRGGKQFVLQCDSDPELAQWRKELRDAQRQAQQLLQRVPRMQNKPRSPVVELNKVPFVQRSANGL; encoded by the exons ATGGCGGACCTGGAGGCGGTGCTGGCGGACGTGAGCTACCTGATGGCCATGGAGAagagccgcgccgcgcccgccgcccgcgccagCAAGCGGATCCTCCTCCCCGAGCCCAG CATCCGCAGCGTCATGCAGAAGTACCTGGAGGACCGGGGGGAGGTGACATTCGACAAGATCTTCACGCAGAAGATCG GGTACCTGCTCTTCCGGGACTTCGCCTTTAACCAGGCGGAGGAGGCCAAACCCCTGATGGAGTTTTACGAGGAG ATCAAGAAGTATGAGAAGCTGGACTCAGAGGAGGAGCGAACCGCCCGGAGCCGCCACATCTTCGACCATTACATCATGAAGGAGCTGCTGGCCTGCTCCCAC CCTTTCTCCAAGAGTGCCACGGAGCACGTCCAGAGCCGCCTGAGCAAGAAGCAGGTGCCCCCGGACCTCTTCCAG CCCTACATTGAGGAGATCTGCCAGAACCTGCGCGGGGGCATCTTCCAGAAATTCATcgagag TGACAAGTTCACGCGGTTCTGCCAGTGGAAGAACGTGGAGCTGAACATCCAT cTCACCATGAACGACTTCAGCGTTCACCGAATCATCGGCCGCGGCGGTTTCGGGGAAGTCTACGGCTGCCGGAAAGCGGACACTGGCAAAAT GTACGCCATGAAGTGTCTGGACAAGAAGCGCATCAAGATGAAGCAGGGCGAGACCCTGGCCCTCAACGAGCGCATCATGCTGTCCCTCGTCAGCACCGGG gacTGCCCCTTCATCGTCTGCATGTCGTACGCCTTCCACACGCCCGACAAGCTCAGCTTCATCCTCGACCTCATGAACG GAGGAGACCTGCATTACCACCTGTCCCAGCACGGCGTCTTCTCCGAGGCGGAGATGAGGTTCTACGCGGCCGAGATCATCCTGGGCCTGGAGCACATGCACAGCCGCTTCGTGGTGTACCGCGACCTCAAG CCGGCAAACATCCTCCTGGACGAGTTCGGGCACGTCCGCATCTCAGACCTGGGCCTGGCCTGCGACTTCTCCAAGAAGAAGCCCCACGCCAGCGT GGGCACCCACGGGTACATGGCTCCCGAGGTGCTGCAGAAAGGAGTGGCGTACGACAGCAGCGCCGACTGGTTCTCGCTGGGCTGCATGCTCTTCAAGCTGCTCCGGGG GCACAGCCCCTTCCGGCAGCACAAGACGAAGGACAAGCACGAGATCGACCGGATGACCCTCACCATG GCCGTCGAGCTGCCGGACTCCTTCTCCCCCGAGCTGCGCTCCCTGCTCGAGGGGCTGCTGCAGCGGGACGTCAACCGGCGGCTGGGCTGCATGGGGCGCGG ggctcaggaggtgaaggaggagCCCTTCTTCCAGGGCCTGGACTGGCAGATGGTTTTCCTGCAGAAG TACCCCCCGCCCCTGATCCCGCCCCGCGGCGAGGTCAACGCGGCCGATGCCTTCGACATCGGCTCCTTCGATGAGGAGGACACGAAGGGCATCAAg CTGCTGGAGAGCGACCAGGAGCTGTACCGCAACTTCCCGCTCACCATCTCGGAGCGGTGGCAGCAGGAGGTGACCGAGACCGTCTTCGACGCCGTCAACGCCGACACCGACAAGCTGGAGGCTCGCAAGAAGGCCAAGAACAAGCAGCTGGGTCATGAGGAGG AGTACGCCATGGGCAAGGACTGCATCATGCACGGGTACATGGCCAAGCTGGGCAACCCCTTCCTGACGCAGTGGCAGCGCCGCTACTTCTACCTCTTCCCCAACCGCCTCGAGTGGCGCGGGGAGGGCGAGTCGCCG TCCCTGCTCACCATGGAGGAGATCGACTCGGTGGAGGAGACGCAGGTGAAGGAACGCAAGTGCATCCTGCTCCGCATCCGCGGCGGCAAGCAGTTCGTGCTGCAGTGCGAC AGCGACCCGGAGCTGGCGCAGTGGCGGAAGGAGCTGCGGGACGCGCAGCGCCAggcgcagcagctgctgcagcgggTGCCACGCATGCAGAACAAGCCCCGCTCGCCCGTGGTGGAGCTCAACAAAGTGCCCTTCGTCCAGCGCTCCGCCAACGGGCTCTga
- the GRK2 gene encoding beta-adrenergic receptor kinase 1 isoform X1 codes for MADLEAVLADVSYLMAMEKSRAAPAARASKRILLPEPSIRSVMQKYLEDRGEVTFDKIFTQKIGYLLFRDFAFNQAEEAKPLMEFYEEIKKYEKLDSEEERTARSRHIFDHYIMKELLACSHPFSKSATEHVQSRLSKKQVPPDLFQPYIEEICQNLRGGIFQKFIESDKFTRFCQWKNVELNIHLTMNDFSVHRIIGRGGFGEVYGCRKADTGKMYAMKCLDKKRIKMKQGETLALNERIMLSLVSTGDCPFIVCMSYAFHTPDKLSFILDLMNGGDLHYHLSQHGVFSEAEMRFYAAEIILGLEHMHSRFVVYRDLKPANILLDEFGHVRISDLGLACDFSKKKPHASVGTHGYMAPEVLQKGVAYDSSADWFSLGCMLFKLLRGHSPFRQHKTKDKHEIDRMTLTMAVELPDSFSPELRSLLEGLLQRDVNRRLGCMGRGAQEVKEEPFFQGLDWQMVFLQKYPPPLIPPRGEVNAADAFDIGSFDEEDTKGIKLLESDQELYRNFPLTISERWQQEVTETVFDAVNADTDKLEARKKAKNKQLGHEEEYAMGKDCIMHGYMAKLGNPFLTQWQRRYFYLFPNRLEWRGEGESPQSLLTMEEIDSVEETQVKERKCILLRIRGGKQFVLQCDSDPELAQWRKELRDAQRQAQQLLQRVPRMQNKPRSPVVELNKVPFVQRSANGL; via the exons ATGGCGGACCTGGAGGCGGTGCTGGCGGACGTGAGCTACCTGATGGCCATGGAGAagagccgcgccgcgcccgccgcccgcgccagCAAGCGGATCCTCCTCCCCGAGCCCAG CATCCGCAGCGTCATGCAGAAGTACCTGGAGGACCGGGGGGAGGTGACATTCGACAAGATCTTCACGCAGAAGATCG GGTACCTGCTCTTCCGGGACTTCGCCTTTAACCAGGCGGAGGAGGCCAAACCCCTGATGGAGTTTTACGAGGAG ATCAAGAAGTATGAGAAGCTGGACTCAGAGGAGGAGCGAACCGCCCGGAGCCGCCACATCTTCGACCATTACATCATGAAGGAGCTGCTGGCCTGCTCCCAC CCTTTCTCCAAGAGTGCCACGGAGCACGTCCAGAGCCGCCTGAGCAAGAAGCAGGTGCCCCCGGACCTCTTCCAG CCCTACATTGAGGAGATCTGCCAGAACCTGCGCGGGGGCATCTTCCAGAAATTCATcgagag TGACAAGTTCACGCGGTTCTGCCAGTGGAAGAACGTGGAGCTGAACATCCAT cTCACCATGAACGACTTCAGCGTTCACCGAATCATCGGCCGCGGCGGTTTCGGGGAAGTCTACGGCTGCCGGAAAGCGGACACTGGCAAAAT GTACGCCATGAAGTGTCTGGACAAGAAGCGCATCAAGATGAAGCAGGGCGAGACCCTGGCCCTCAACGAGCGCATCATGCTGTCCCTCGTCAGCACCGGG gacTGCCCCTTCATCGTCTGCATGTCGTACGCCTTCCACACGCCCGACAAGCTCAGCTTCATCCTCGACCTCATGAACG GAGGAGACCTGCATTACCACCTGTCCCAGCACGGCGTCTTCTCCGAGGCGGAGATGAGGTTCTACGCGGCCGAGATCATCCTGGGCCTGGAGCACATGCACAGCCGCTTCGTGGTGTACCGCGACCTCAAG CCGGCAAACATCCTCCTGGACGAGTTCGGGCACGTCCGCATCTCAGACCTGGGCCTGGCCTGCGACTTCTCCAAGAAGAAGCCCCACGCCAGCGT GGGCACCCACGGGTACATGGCTCCCGAGGTGCTGCAGAAAGGAGTGGCGTACGACAGCAGCGCCGACTGGTTCTCGCTGGGCTGCATGCTCTTCAAGCTGCTCCGGGG GCACAGCCCCTTCCGGCAGCACAAGACGAAGGACAAGCACGAGATCGACCGGATGACCCTCACCATG GCCGTCGAGCTGCCGGACTCCTTCTCCCCCGAGCTGCGCTCCCTGCTCGAGGGGCTGCTGCAGCGGGACGTCAACCGGCGGCTGGGCTGCATGGGGCGCGG ggctcaggaggtgaaggaggagCCCTTCTTCCAGGGCCTGGACTGGCAGATGGTTTTCCTGCAGAAG TACCCCCCGCCCCTGATCCCGCCCCGCGGCGAGGTCAACGCGGCCGATGCCTTCGACATCGGCTCCTTCGATGAGGAGGACACGAAGGGCATCAAg CTGCTGGAGAGCGACCAGGAGCTGTACCGCAACTTCCCGCTCACCATCTCGGAGCGGTGGCAGCAGGAGGTGACCGAGACCGTCTTCGACGCCGTCAACGCCGACACCGACAAGCTGGAGGCTCGCAAGAAGGCCAAGAACAAGCAGCTGGGTCATGAGGAGG AGTACGCCATGGGCAAGGACTGCATCATGCACGGGTACATGGCCAAGCTGGGCAACCCCTTCCTGACGCAGTGGCAGCGCCGCTACTTCTACCTCTTCCCCAACCGCCTCGAGTGGCGCGGGGAGGGCGAGTCGCCG CAGTCCCTGCTCACCATGGAGGAGATCGACTCGGTGGAGGAGACGCAGGTGAAGGAACGCAAGTGCATCCTGCTCCGCATCCGCGGCGGCAAGCAGTTCGTGCTGCAGTGCGAC AGCGACCCGGAGCTGGCGCAGTGGCGGAAGGAGCTGCGGGACGCGCAGCGCCAggcgcagcagctgctgcagcgggTGCCACGCATGCAGAACAAGCCCCGCTCGCCCGTGGTGGAGCTCAACAAAGTGCCCTTCGTCCAGCGCTCCGCCAACGGGCTCTga
- the KDM2A gene encoding lysine-specific demethylase 2A isoform X2 produces the protein MWVTQQHCFRLRKLPLLPKGSAGARGSRGGCRSPGRAGGARGGGRGGSPSHVPEDRGSRSGPLRLSQPREVSGETGGPRHRNKEGSANFTPESRQLQRRKLLLEEYANSDPKLALTGIPIVQWPKRDKLKLQARLRVRLPAIPITKPHTMKPTPRPTPVRPTVSPIVSGARRRRVRCRKCKACMQGECGMCHYCRDMKKFGGPGRMKQSCVLRQCLAPRLPHSVTCALCGEVDQNEDSQDFEKKLMECCICNEIVHPGCLQMDGEGLLNDELPNCWECPKCYQGDDAEKGQKRKVEESDDDTAQAKVLRPLRSCEEPLTPPPNSPTPMLQLIHDPASPRGVVTRSSPGAGPSDHHSASRDERFKRRQLLRLQATERTMVREKENNPSGKKELSEVEKAKLHGSYLTVTLQRPTKDVHGTSIVPKLQAITASSANLQHSPRVVMRHAPTRMPLRGGGEEEAAAEEDEEDEEEEDENAEEGGAARLNGRGGRAQEGEESWMQREVWMSVFRYLTRRELCECMRVCKTWYKWCCDKRLWTKIDLSRCKSITPQALSGIIKRQPVSLDLSWTNISKKQLTWLVNRLPGLKDLILAGCSWSAVCALSTSSCPLLRTLDLRWAVGIKDPQIRDLLTPPTDKPSQDNRSKLRNMIDFRLAGLDITDATLRLIIRHMPLLSRLDLSHCNHLTDQSANLLTAVGSSTRNSLTELNMAGCNKLTDQALLYLRRISNVTLIDLRGCKQITRKACEHFISDLSINSLYCLSDEKLIQKIS, from the exons ATGTGGGTGACGCAGCAGCATTGTTTCAGGCTCAGGAAGCTGCCGCTGCTGCCCAAGGGCTCGGCAGGAGCACGCGGTTCTCGGGGTGGCTGCCGGAGCCCGGGACGAGCCGGGGgagctcggggcggggggcgcggtgGCTCCCCCAGCCATGTCCCCGAAGACCGGGGGTCCCGCTCGGGTCCGCTCAGACTGAGCCAGCCCCGGGAGGTGTCCGGGGAGACGGGGGGGCCCCGGCACCGAAACAAAGAGGGCTCAGCAAACTTCACCCCAGAGTCACGGCAGCTCCAGAGGCGCAAG CTGCTGCTAGAAGAATACGCCAACAGTGACCCCAAACTGGCACTTACAGGCATCCCCATCGTCCAGTGGCCCAAGAGAGATAAG CTAAAGCTCCAGGCCCGGCTGCGGGTGCGCCTGCCCGCCATCCCCATCACCAAGCCGCACACCATGAAGCCAACCCCCCGCCCGACGCCCGTCAGGCCGACGGTCTCTCCCATCGTGTCAGGCGCCAGGCGGAGGCGGGTGCGGTGCCGAAAATGCAAGGCTTGCATGCAGGGCGAGTGCGGCATGTGCCACTATTGCAGGGACATGAAGAAGTTTGGTGGCCCTGGCCGCATGAAGCAGTCCTGCGTCCTCCGGCAGTGCTTAGCG CCCAGGCTGCCTCACTCGGTCACGTGTGCACTTTGCGGGGAGGTGGATCAGAACGAAGACTCGCAGGACTTCGAGAAGAAGCTCATGGAGTGCTGCATCTGCAACGAGATTGTTCACCCGGGCTGCCTGCAG ATGGATGGGGAAGGGCTGCTCAACGACGAGCTCCCCAACTGCTGGGAGTGCCCCAAATGCTACCAGGGTGACGACGCAGAGAAGGGCCAG AAGCGGAAGGTGGAGGAGAGCGACGACGACACGGCGCAAGCCAAGGTGCTGCGGCCCCTGCGGAGCTGCGAGGAGCCCCTAACCCCCCCACCCAACTCGCCCACCCCCATGCTGCAGCTGATCCACGACCCGGCGTCGCCGCGAGGCGTGGTGACGCGCTCGTCCCCCGGAGCCGGCCCCAGCGACCACCACAGCGCCAGCAGAGACGAGCGCTTCAAGCGACGGCAGCTGCTGCGGCTCCAGGCCACCGAGCGAACCATGGTGCGGGAGAAGGAGAACAACCCCAGCGGCAAGAAGGAGCTGTCGGAGGTGGAGAAGGCCAAGCTCCACGGCTCCTACCTCACCGTCACCCTCCAACGCCCCACCAAAGACGTCCACGGCACTTCTATCGTCCCCAAGCTGCAAGCCATCACGGCCTCCTCCGCCAACCTGCAGCACTCGCCCCGCGTCGTCATGCGCCACGCGCCCACCCGGATGcccctgcggggcggcggggaggaggaggcagccgccgaggaggacgaggaggacgaagaggaggaggacgagaacgcggaggaggggggggcggcccggctCAACGGCCGAGGGGGCCGGGCGCAGGAGGGCGAGGAGAGCTGGATGCAGCGCGAGGTGTGGATGTCCGTCTTCCGCTACCTCACTCGCAGGGAGCTCTGCGAGTGCATGCGGGTGTGCAAGACCTGGTACAAGTG GTGCTGTGACAAGAGATTGTGGACAAAGATAGATTTGAGTAGGTGCAAGTCCATCACCCCCCAGGCACTGAGCGGCATCATCAAAAGACAGCCGGTCAGCCTGGACCTCAGCTGGACCAATATCTCCAAAAAACAGCTTACGTGGCTCGTCAACAGGCTGCCAG GCCTGAAAGACCTCATCTTAGCGGGCTGTTCCTGGTCTGCGGTCTGCGCTCTCAGTACCTCCAGCTGCCCCCTTCTCAGGACCCTCGATCTTCGGTGGGCAGTAGGAATCAAGGACCCTCAGATCCGGGACTTGCTCACGCCTCCGACGGACAAACCCA GTCAGGACAATCGCAGCAAACTCCGCAACATGATCGATTTCCGGCTCGCCGGCCTGGACATCACCGACGCCACGCTGCGGCTGATCATCCGCCATATGCCCCTGCTCTCCCGCCTCGACCTCAGCCACTGCAACCACCTTACGGACCAGTCGGCCAACCTCCTCACCGCCGTGGGCTCTTCCACACGCAACTCCCTCACCGAGCTCAACATGGCAG GCTGCAATAAGCTGACGGACCAGGCCTTGCTGTACCTGCGCCGCATCTCCAACGTCACTCTCATCGACCTGCGGGGTTGCAAACAGATCACCCGCAAAGCCTGCGAGCACTTCATCTCGGACCTGTCCATCAACAGCCTCTACTGCCTGTCCGACGAGAAGCTGATCCAAAAAATCAGCTAG